The Candidatus Fusobacterium pullicola sequence TCCTAGAAGTGATGCTTTACAAAATCTTATCACAGCTATACACATAGCTGGAAATGAGCTTTATGGAGTAAAACTTATTCCAGAGGTTTGTATATTCTTTAGGGATACTCTACTTAGAGGTAACCGTTCTAGAAAAATAGATGCTACAAATTACTTTGGTTTCTCCTCTCCTAATTATCCAGCTATAGCTGAAGTTGGTGCAGATATCAGAGTTATTAAGAATAGAATACTTCCTGCAACTAAAGAAAAATTCTATGTAGATGCTGTAATTGATAGTGAGGTTATAGTTTTAGAATTATTCCCAGGATTAAAACCAGCATACCTAAAAACTATTTTTGAAAATAATAGTATCAAAGGAGTTGTATTAAAAACCTTTGGAAATGGAAACGCCCCTACTAACAAGGAATTTTTAGATGTCTTAGAATATATCTCATCTAAGGGTATTGTAATAGTAGATATCACTCAATGTACTCGTGGATTTGTAAAGATGGGACTATATGAGGCTAGTGCAAAACTTACAGATGTAGGAGTTATCAGTGGTGTTGACTTAACCCCAGAAGCTGCTGTTACAAAGCTTATGTATCTTTTAGGAAAAAATCTACCTATTGAAGAGGTCAAAAGACTTATGCAGATAGATATGTGTGGAGAGCAAACTATTAGCCAGTATGATTTTCTTACTGAAGAGTTTAGAGATAGCTTTTCAGATAACTTTGAATATGAACTAGAGATTCCTAGTTCACTAAAGAAAGAGGACCTTATAGAAGCTGTTGTGAGAATAAAAAATATATCTGAAAGAGAGAGCTGGAGTGAAGAGTTAAATATCTCTGTTACTATTGAAGGTAAAAACTCTAATTCTAGTGAACAACTAAAGATTAATAACAATATTAATAAGATTTTACCTAGTGAGAAGAAAAACTTCCACGCTATATTTAATCATACTATAAAGTCTATCATTGATAAAAATGATAAATTAAAAATAAAAGTTCAGAGCAATATGAAAATCTCTATGGAGGCTATAAAGTTTTCAATATTCTCAGAGTATTTAAGATAATAATTAATTTTCAAAAAGATAATTTATGGTTAAAAATATCCATATTTTATCTTTTTTTCTTTTATTTTCAAGTAATTTTCGATTATTTTTTATCCATTTTATTTTCTTTAACTATAAAAAAGAAAATAAATTTTTATATTTTTGGTGTAAAACTTTTATTTCTGTTTTTTATTAAAATTTATTTTATTTTATTACAATTAAAACAATTTTTTGTCAATACTTTCTAAATTTCTTTGTGATAATTTATTTTTATTTTCTATATTTCTTCTACATATATTTTTAAAATTATTTATTTTATATATAATTATTTAGATGATATATGTTTTTTAAAATGATTAATATATTTTTTGAAATCATTTTTCTATTTTTTGATTGAAAAAAGATCAAAATAAAAGTATCATAATATTATAAGATATATTTCTAAATAGTTGGAGGAATTCAAAATGGAAAAATTTAGATTAGAGAGCGATTCGATTGGTACTTTAGAAGTTCCTGCTGGAGCTTACTATGGAGTACAATCTTTAAGAGGAAAAAATAATTTTCATATTACAGGATATACACTTAGTGACACATTTATTACAGCCCTTGCCTATGTAAAAAAAGCTACTTCAAGAGCCAACTATGAAGCTGGGGTAATCTCTAAAGAGGTAGAAGAGGCTATGATACAAGCTGCTGATGAGATTATAGCTGGAAAATTTAGAGATCAATTCATAACTGATGTTATACAGGGTGGAGCTGGAACATCTATGAATATGAACATGAATGAGGTTATTGCCAATAGAGCAAATGAGATTTTAGGTGGAGAGCTTGGAAAATATGATAGATGCCACCCTAATGACCATGTTAACTATGGACAATCTACTAATGACGTTGTACCTACTGCTGGAAAGCTTACAGTTCAACTCCTTATAAAAGACCTACTTACAGATTTACAATATCTTTATGATACTCTACAAGCTAAGGGAGAAGAATTTGACCATGTCATAAAAATGGGTAGAACACACCTTCAAGATGCTGTACCTATTAGACTAGGACAAGAGTTCAGAGCCTTTTCTCAACCTGTGCTTAGAGATATAAAAAGAATCTCTTCTGCCGTTGAAGAGTTAACATATGTAAATATGGGGGCTACTGCTGTGGGAACTGGTATTAATGCTGATGTAGAGTATGTAAAAAATGTTGTAAGAATACTTTCAGAGGTTACTGGTTTTGAATTTAAACAATCTTCCGACCTTGTAGATGGAACTAGAAACCTAGATAGCTTTGTATGGTTGTCTTCAGCTTTAAAAACTTGTGCTGTAAATCTTTCTAAAACAGCTAATGATATAAGACTTATGGCTTCTGGTCCTAAAGCTGGTCTAGCAGAAATTCTACTTCCTCAACAACAACCAGGTTCATCTATTATGCCAGGAAAAGTAAATCCAGTTATCCCAGAGGTATTAAACCAAGTTTGTTTC is a genomic window containing:
- a CDS encoding type I asparaginase, encoding MLDKIMIINTGGTIGMVHSDENDPNSPLRPANDWHEITKEHPILNKYSTDYYQFDPLIDSSDMSPETWKDIAKFISKNYDKYRGFVILHGTDTMAFTASALSFMLKNLDKPVVLTGSQVPLQFPRSDALQNLITAIHIAGNELYGVKLIPEVCIFFRDTLLRGNRSRKIDATNYFGFSSPNYPAIAEVGADIRVIKNRILPATKEKFYVDAVIDSEVIVLELFPGLKPAYLKTIFENNSIKGVVLKTFGNGNAPTNKEFLDVLEYISSKGIVIVDITQCTRGFVKMGLYEASAKLTDVGVISGVDLTPEAAVTKLMYLLGKNLPIEEVKRLMQIDMCGEQTISQYDFLTEEFRDSFSDNFEYELEIPSSLKKEDLIEAVVRIKNISERESWSEELNISVTIEGKNSNSSEQLKINNNINKILPSEKKNFHAIFNHTIKSIIDKNDKLKIKVQSNMKISMEAIKFSIFSEYLR
- a CDS encoding aspartate ammonia-lyase; this encodes MEKFRLESDSIGTLEVPAGAYYGVQSLRGKNNFHITGYTLSDTFITALAYVKKATSRANYEAGVISKEVEEAMIQAADEIIAGKFRDQFITDVIQGGAGTSMNMNMNEVIANRANEILGGELGKYDRCHPNDHVNYGQSTNDVVPTAGKLTVQLLIKDLLTDLQYLYDTLQAKGEEFDHVIKMGRTHLQDAVPIRLGQEFRAFSQPVLRDIKRISSAVEELTYVNMGATAVGTGINADVEYVKNVVRILSEVTGFEFKQSSDLVDGTRNLDSFVWLSSALKTCAVNLSKTANDIRLMASGPKAGLAEILLPQQQPGSSIMPGKVNPVIPEVLNQVCFQIFGNDITITKAAEAGQLELNVFEPVLFFNLFQSIEILKNGIVTFIENCLKGITAQEENCKYWVDR